Proteins found in one Saccharopolyspora phatthalungensis genomic segment:
- a CDS encoding carboxymuconolactone decarboxylase family protein yields MTVQPTPRLDFGRVTPEAFGALHDLASSSAAKALESGLDGRLLELVRLRASQINGCRFCIELHSRQALAGGEDDARLRSLADWRDSPLFDEDERAALALAERVTLVHTRPDEDEVYRAARHRFGETRLAHLLWTITVINAYNRLAIATTAA; encoded by the coding sequence GTGACGGTTCAACCTACTCCGCGGCTCGATTTCGGCCGCGTGACACCCGAGGCCTTCGGCGCGCTGCACGACCTGGCGTCGAGCAGCGCGGCCAAGGCCCTGGAATCGGGGCTGGATGGCCGTTTGCTGGAACTGGTCCGGCTACGCGCATCGCAGATCAATGGCTGCCGGTTCTGCATCGAACTGCACTCGCGGCAGGCGCTGGCCGGCGGCGAGGACGACGCTCGGCTGCGATCGCTCGCCGACTGGCGTGATTCCCCGCTCTTCGATGAGGACGAGCGTGCCGCACTGGCGCTGGCCGAACGTGTGACGCTGGTGCACACCCGGCCGGACGAGGACGAGGTCTACCGAGCGGCTCGGCATCGGTTCGGCGAAACGCGGCTCGCGCATCTACTGTGGACAATTACCGTCATCAACGCCTACAACCGTCTCGCCATCGCGACGACGGCGGCCTGA
- a CDS encoding WXG100-like domain-containing protein, which translates to MVPGEVRRLFQVLTGEDMTDADEDALFAVVGALESGAATVEVLGPVVRDVVGRVRVEFSGKAADRFTARLDRFVPALEAGSVGLRELAGFVENLALQVQYLKFVTVGGLLLLLAEIAWAVAMAGPTAGASMAWLAARFAVMRFLLTRWWGQLFVRLAVAQVVGMGLQLLVEVGAQGAQFALGTRKKWDGQLTTMAVGVGSFSALLAVPLSALGNVVGNAITKVLVRGLGDKIDAEVLAAAAKHAVEEHAEQYPLSSMARFADVVSKNIEDFTGMSVRAMWAARFGHGLGESLEEGLTEMFGEAGYGALSGQGAQWNPFSFTAGLSEAVGSGIGNLAGLALRGQLIPAGRARDAAGGEKDSSGTDTDTDTDTSADLKVDFGSQAGEKPSFREALSERSGSTGGVPDTEKAPDTEKVALGKPSVVAEGEESGAAKKDVPDLSPSWGVPSLGGLVHGASIPEPRVARSVDGVATPGDEPRGVDAGAGAGQDSPASMSERTDDTGVVVSWRAGDATAPGALRGQDTPPPYSPPRGDDLVRSGSPVPGGRVIGGDSDAVTPPLAYSRAVGDGHGEIASSNVDNHGDYPSALTGSEDRVTVSDSPQRDGHADAAESGMDSPAAPADGVRVETTTQVVDSQLEKPLPGSTDEPDSSSVAVVSETSSPVAGTVPHPDGGTNVQGFARGSATVPGASVGVDPHASSVAGETISARPSGGLPDSSMPMDTSSRMASSSAPITGRAGLPVGLPEDAVLVTVPAEGLSDGGVAEFVRGRAGDVNAGPVVLVSGDRAGAGVVVSPGQAAEAARSAGRDVVALMPGRDRSGPQWVRFGADGSSPRPVGGAGSIEAPKQAGGLHVVANSSTVIPEGAAQKAVPGAQSGPETASADADFTATGTVVSEAGHAGERPGSTAVAEWTESDLRREVELAQSVGGPRAAAVRIVQGTHDVVYLARGESGISLDEVVALVAARAAAVGRAEAERFSRELAAKLGTRGTGLAIQGGAGPYPQADASVPEGRAPVVEVSERARLVSELRMSVERVRNELAANKPRLREISAENGDSTSGAVDSAGGVPTEVAASADVAAPERSQLVSELMASVESLRQLVVDASAPYAPELRARMEWWSDIAQQPSLQRMEVGALRNETQAAAAAVGMVRRARRDAAVREMNALIEAADAALLEVTDRQGPEALLGLFAIADELLGGRAAEPLRLVMAHQVLRAPDDRAAAEAMRQRLHEYLAASMSVSAGAGPEAGGGGGVFPPQPRDEVPAVETVRDVNSMDAGDALGQERRELLERLYMLMDAGDDDRASGHGARDRADAGKRPAQGPSPGSVDARGAQRRRSWPILWPKKSGPSGVGGLLSKQTTSESATPVAETGPMTKTKSAEPSGRTSENPTIGKDAPGETAGARTKPDGDDPGRPRLRLPGYLRRSASLGPARQLSRTVGTDQVVAAAGRLLPDDSDKDGLDALKQAVSNEVGTLLGYGREFRVGDAKLWVRAEFDWTHRVAADGPGAEQSATTMTESATGAGTKSAGKPNYRQIFFIPAVPGMMAFGAVNLPTGTAVNRATDRVDTNKESMTIALPDKHVSGGDTEYAGTRAVRVPVRFHISRLDDEGRSSTGATIVGGEGHPGAGPVGVELSVPTGLRSVDRGRAVPVPAELPPSVLEGTDVRHLIHGQYQGKPVRIKTAPGQVPAIYDQVAAQFGALGGLARDVLRHFLSQSGIEHLLPRMAVSQQEAAAGRGWVSSEPLLPSGNPLKRMLSTRVRFVQMRAVAREVAYLEKIDNASLVSSSKGGATATSQHGAGREVSGSVAGGPGVAVGPVIASAAPYVGGSVGRSHDQQFAHASGRSDAAASNVTVVRYRTVYDLQVRTPGRPPITFPEAVDAIHWTVSQFAREAGLINDDNQPHPHRVAGITGAALAASGAGAKLAQILRDSARTIPGHHRWAWRDTAFVADFDDPKLAGGIKAKKARQLARGEQIDTATSSDRLSSPRVAEEMLADQATVVELVEHGRGHDYHASLALAAEVRDVKDLGPIDEAAATATLTDSETVQHSTGVTWSAEAGFVARIYSVLAGETAVLTSYHKVNFARGKSSATGENTELSFGGARGNEPTATGRVGPEPRKRLAYRVRYKASGTHWQEWNTLAKGVTIGRPGMHTPPVRDLRIVDRTAAAEGREPGVVDVDIVVDLPAWQAEKLKTELIEIKKAAVEPVGRSQVPHDDETTRRGFSRVFDGMPIVSLHGMKHLRESAFKQLRELSGHSSWQLGDNGRLVDSGMSLATVRGNPRSLSKKFRLDGLFSPRRRRDQHGAVEYSLLLRDPTPVLDAEGKPVKVWQQPTHSVTGGRSTYSGTTSTVTFGNSIEPAMIPISDFSAQHGPNTSSLTALGFADTTLWAGSSSRKRGQVVSSSHTRSVTGKPRELHLVEVNVEATVATEVRTVGKIDRVGLLAPKPAVRSAERFTLPRAGTVLVTDEQLQEIRTKQAEVDAQRARNAAGGWASPVKPPSPSADVVPVPAGHALAAPSWSGGVTEAVDLTDRIPLLHEKVSRSLGAEQADRLLPSSARDTAHDNYREVERFLSNVQAKMGDAANGGASTPLRLEDRFSGRTYELHVGAKLRSEPVAEGITHGELVTGSAASILSSSTRRARRVLLETFGALIPAVHIDGSGPSGPVSDSGEPGPFHGPLYVKAGLGIAYGAAWLKQVRTRTRTAAENYTNSERVSGALASHRAEVLFDVRLERHGQRIAEAPDVRTVGVRTAVEDTVPAEVAARPRTATLADRPVSEAADEAVRRWRSGGNAEKLPAPGQFRAVEFTGKVEDLVAAAERAITAAGGGVNADVRRALRAWFSPHRLEALLGRLADPHAQALLVDLPPQLGVDVAVHLRIPDRGTLTSTSGRISMGGSMATPETEYDEVSTGGRHVLSMVPLIAGGVSHPKASDDHEKSDKAFASAGGWNLPLFALGTREYEGGQSLWSESAGKKLPDKTADSPLKGITSTWMHGAEFRIVASPGKYSVGKQTAVVDAGFEAGYVIRRGDRGIELPAALVSATKEFAERGAKWTDAIDQERAARVTLSQATAAELQAKVAVAEQERREATARKLVAKQRWSEAMAREQAAQRAWWQAKRTYELELAIARTEPTLAGAPADARVTVGEDAPSRVRARHALYPVMDKVLEARRQGYQPRVRYVVHGDLNARDDNESQAKKDFSYVANELKDKLRIAQWNIPEDNRFGPSDVGLVATPQFLPAEGPTRVEIWIDVRARRADLAAAREITATGTAGAKDKRIPVPPSLQSPFTVYPLADWGLAGGGLPVGPGQPGLRGLGTGPAVGA; encoded by the coding sequence ATGGTGCCCGGGGAGGTGAGACGGCTTTTTCAGGTGCTGACCGGTGAGGACATGACGGATGCGGACGAGGATGCGTTATTCGCGGTTGTGGGGGCGTTGGAGTCGGGCGCGGCGACGGTGGAGGTGCTGGGTCCGGTGGTGCGGGATGTGGTCGGGCGGGTGCGGGTGGAGTTTTCGGGGAAGGCGGCGGACCGGTTCACCGCGCGGTTGGACAGATTTGTTCCGGCGCTGGAGGCCGGGAGCGTGGGGTTGCGGGAGTTGGCGGGCTTCGTGGAGAACCTGGCGTTACAGGTGCAGTATCTGAAGTTCGTGACGGTGGGTGGATTGCTGCTGTTGCTTGCGGAGATCGCCTGGGCGGTGGCGATGGCAGGGCCCACGGCTGGGGCGAGTATGGCGTGGTTGGCGGCACGTTTCGCGGTGATGCGGTTTCTGCTGACGCGGTGGTGGGGGCAGTTGTTCGTGCGGCTGGCGGTGGCCCAGGTGGTGGGGATGGGGTTGCAGCTGTTGGTGGAGGTGGGTGCGCAGGGTGCGCAGTTTGCGTTGGGGACGCGGAAGAAGTGGGATGGCCAGCTGACGACGATGGCGGTGGGGGTGGGGTCGTTCAGTGCGTTGCTGGCGGTGCCGCTCTCGGCGTTGGGCAATGTGGTGGGTAATGCGATTACCAAAGTGTTGGTGCGGGGTTTGGGCGACAAGATCGATGCTGAGGTGTTGGCCGCGGCTGCCAAGCATGCTGTGGAGGAGCACGCGGAGCAGTATCCGTTGTCGTCGATGGCGCGCTTTGCTGATGTGGTGTCGAAGAATATTGAGGATTTCACGGGGATGTCGGTGCGGGCGATGTGGGCGGCCCGGTTTGGTCACGGGCTGGGGGAGTCGTTGGAAGAGGGGTTGACCGAGATGTTCGGCGAGGCGGGGTATGGGGCGTTGAGTGGTCAGGGGGCGCAGTGGAATCCGTTCTCGTTCACGGCGGGGTTGTCGGAGGCGGTGGGTTCGGGTATCGGGAATCTGGCGGGGTTGGCGTTGCGGGGGCAGTTGATTCCGGCGGGCCGGGCGCGGGACGCCGCCGGCGGGGAGAAGGATTCCAGCGGGACGGACACCGACACCGACACCGACACTTCAGCGGATTTGAAGGTGGACTTCGGGTCGCAGGCGGGCGAGAAGCCCAGCTTCCGGGAAGCCCTCAGCGAAAGGTCCGGCTCGACGGGCGGCGTGCCCGATACCGAAAAAGCGCCCGATACCGAAAAAGTGGCACTGGGTAAACCGTCCGTTGTGGCAGAAGGTGAAGAAAGTGGGGCGGCCAAGAAGGATGTGCCCGACTTGTCTCCGTCCTGGGGTGTGCCTTCGTTGGGTGGCCTGGTTCATGGAGCTTCGATACCGGAACCCAGGGTTGCCCGGTCTGTCGACGGGGTGGCGACGCCCGGTGATGAGCCGAGGGGTGTGGACGCGGGTGCCGGAGCGGGGCAGGACTCTCCGGCCAGTATGTCCGAGAGGACGGACGATACCGGGGTGGTGGTGTCGTGGCGTGCTGGTGATGCAACGGCTCCGGGCGCGCTGCGGGGACAGGACACGCCGCCACCCTATAGCCCGCCTCGCGGTGACGACCTTGTCCGCAGTGGTTCACCGGTTCCCGGCGGACGTGTCATCGGTGGCGATTCCGACGCCGTAACGCCGCCGCTGGCGTACAGCCGTGCCGTCGGTGACGGCCATGGAGAGATCGCATCGTCTAATGTGGATAATCACGGCGATTACCCGAGTGCTTTAACGGGTTCTGAAGACCGGGTGACGGTTAGCGATTCACCGCAGCGTGACGGTCACGCCGACGCTGCGGAGTCTGGCATGGACAGTCCGGCCGCGCCTGCGGATGGTGTGCGGGTGGAGACCACGACACAAGTGGTCGACTCGCAGCTGGAAAAGCCGTTGCCGGGTAGCACTGATGAGCCCGATTCGTCTTCGGTCGCCGTCGTCTCGGAGACGTCTTCTCCGGTGGCTGGGACGGTTCCGCACCCCGACGGCGGGACCAACGTGCAGGGATTTGCGCGGGGTAGCGCAACCGTTCCTGGGGCGTCCGTAGGGGTGGATCCCCACGCGAGTTCTGTTGCGGGGGAAACGATCTCGGCTCGCCCGAGCGGTGGTCTGCCGGATTCGTCGATGCCGATGGATACCTCGTCGCGAATGGCCTCTTCGAGTGCCCCGATTACTGGTCGCGCCGGCCTTCCGGTGGGGTTGCCGGAGGACGCCGTGCTGGTGACGGTGCCGGCGGAGGGGCTGTCGGACGGTGGGGTTGCGGAGTTCGTGCGTGGCCGGGCCGGTGATGTGAATGCGGGTCCGGTGGTGTTGGTGTCCGGAGATCGTGCGGGTGCGGGTGTGGTGGTGTCGCCGGGGCAGGCCGCGGAGGCGGCCCGGAGTGCGGGGCGTGATGTCGTTGCGCTGATGCCGGGGCGTGATCGGAGTGGTCCACAGTGGGTGCGGTTTGGTGCGGATGGGTCCAGCCCCCGTCCGGTGGGCGGGGCGGGTTCGATTGAGGCGCCGAAGCAGGCCGGCGGGCTGCATGTTGTGGCGAACTCGTCGACTGTTATTCCTGAGGGTGCGGCGCAGAAGGCGGTTCCGGGTGCGCAGTCGGGTCCGGAGACGGCGTCGGCGGACGCTGACTTTACGGCTACCGGCACGGTGGTGTCCGAGGCGGGGCATGCCGGGGAAAGACCTGGATCGACGGCCGTGGCGGAGTGGACGGAGTCGGATCTCCGCAGGGAGGTTGAGTTGGCCCAGTCGGTGGGCGGGCCGCGTGCGGCGGCGGTGCGGATCGTGCAGGGCACGCACGATGTGGTGTACCTGGCCCGGGGCGAGTCGGGCATTTCACTGGATGAAGTGGTGGCATTGGTCGCCGCAAGGGCCGCTGCGGTTGGCCGTGCCGAGGCGGAGCGGTTTTCTCGGGAGCTGGCGGCCAAGCTTGGTACGCGGGGGACGGGTCTGGCGATCCAGGGCGGCGCGGGGCCGTATCCGCAGGCGGATGCTTCGGTGCCGGAGGGGCGTGCGCCCGTCGTGGAGGTGTCTGAGCGGGCGCGGTTGGTTTCTGAGTTGAGGATGTCGGTCGAGCGGGTGCGAAACGAGTTGGCGGCGAACAAGCCGCGGCTTCGCGAGATCAGTGCCGAGAATGGTGATTCAACCAGCGGGGCAGTGGATTCTGCGGGTGGTGTGCCGACGGAGGTTGCCGCGTCGGCCGATGTGGCCGCGCCGGAGCGGTCGCAGTTGGTTTCCGAATTGATGGCTTCGGTGGAGTCGTTGCGGCAGCTTGTGGTTGACGCTTCGGCGCCTTATGCGCCTGAATTACGTGCGCGGATGGAGTGGTGGTCGGATATCGCGCAGCAGCCCTCACTTCAGCGCATGGAGGTAGGGGCGTTGCGGAACGAGACGCAGGCTGCTGCCGCCGCTGTCGGGATGGTGCGACGGGCCCGGCGTGACGCCGCGGTGCGGGAGATGAATGCGTTGATCGAGGCGGCTGATGCGGCGTTGCTGGAAGTGACGGATCGGCAGGGGCCTGAAGCTCTCTTGGGTTTGTTCGCCATTGCCGATGAGCTACTGGGTGGTCGGGCGGCGGAGCCGCTCCGGCTTGTGATGGCGCATCAGGTGTTGCGGGCACCCGATGATCGGGCAGCTGCCGAGGCGATGCGGCAGCGGTTGCACGAATACCTGGCCGCGAGCATGAGCGTGAGTGCGGGTGCCGGCCCGGAGGCGGGTGGCGGTGGCGGCGTGTTCCCTCCGCAGCCGCGCGATGAGGTGCCGGCGGTTGAAACGGTGCGCGACGTCAACAGCATGGATGCCGGCGACGCCCTGGGGCAGGAGCGGCGTGAGCTGTTGGAGCGCCTCTACATGTTGATGGATGCGGGTGATGATGACCGGGCAAGCGGTCACGGTGCCCGGGACCGCGCGGATGCGGGAAAGCGACCGGCGCAAGGCCCAAGCCCCGGCTCTGTTGACGCGAGGGGTGCACAACGCCGTCGGTCTTGGCCCATCTTATGGCCGAAAAAGAGCGGGCCCTCTGGGGTTGGTGGTCTCCTGTCGAAGCAAACGACTTCGGAGTCCGCCACGCCCGTAGCCGAGACCGGCCCGATGACAAAGACAAAGTCGGCCGAGCCGTCGGGGAGGACCAGCGAAAATCCCACCATCGGCAAAGATGCGCCCGGCGAAACCGCCGGTGCTCGGACCAAGCCAGACGGCGACGACCCAGGCAGACCCCGGTTGCGGTTGCCCGGGTATCTCCGTCGCAGCGCATCGTTGGGCCCGGCGCGGCAGCTCAGCAGGACCGTGGGGACCGACCAGGTCGTCGCGGCAGCGGGAAGACTGTTGCCCGACGACAGCGACAAGGACGGCCTTGACGCGTTGAAACAAGCCGTGAGCAACGAAGTCGGAACCTTGCTCGGCTATGGCCGCGAGTTCCGGGTCGGTGATGCGAAGCTCTGGGTACGCGCCGAGTTCGACTGGACGCACCGGGTCGCCGCGGACGGGCCCGGCGCCGAGCAGTCGGCCACCACGATGACCGAAAGCGCCACGGGAGCCGGCACCAAGTCCGCCGGAAAACCGAACTACCGGCAGATTTTCTTCATCCCAGCGGTCCCGGGGATGATGGCTTTCGGTGCGGTCAACCTGCCGACCGGGACGGCGGTGAACAGAGCCACCGATCGTGTCGATACCAACAAGGAGTCGATGACCATCGCCTTGCCGGACAAGCATGTTTCCGGCGGCGACACCGAGTACGCCGGGACACGCGCGGTGCGCGTGCCGGTGCGGTTCCACATTTCCCGGCTGGATGACGAGGGACGTAGCAGCACTGGTGCCACGATCGTTGGTGGAGAAGGTCATCCCGGCGCCGGCCCGGTCGGCGTCGAGTTGAGCGTGCCCACCGGGTTGCGGTCGGTCGATCGCGGTCGTGCCGTGCCGGTGCCGGCTGAGCTGCCACCTTCGGTGCTGGAAGGAACCGACGTCCGGCACTTGATCCATGGCCAGTACCAGGGCAAGCCCGTGCGGATCAAGACGGCGCCGGGTCAAGTACCGGCCATCTATGACCAGGTGGCCGCGCAATTCGGCGCGCTTGGCGGCCTGGCGCGCGATGTCCTGCGACACTTCCTCAGCCAGTCCGGCATTGAACATCTTTTGCCGCGGATGGCGGTGAGCCAGCAGGAAGCGGCTGCTGGGCGTGGGTGGGTGTCGTCGGAGCCATTGCTGCCTTCTGGCAATCCGTTGAAACGGATGTTGTCCACTCGCGTGCGTTTCGTGCAGATGCGTGCCGTAGCACGGGAAGTCGCTTACCTGGAGAAGATCGACAATGCCTCGTTGGTGTCCTCCAGCAAGGGGGGCGCGACGGCGACGAGTCAGCACGGTGCGGGTCGCGAGGTAAGTGGATCGGTGGCCGGGGGGCCCGGTGTCGCGGTTGGACCGGTGATCGCCTCGGCGGCTCCTTACGTCGGGGGCAGCGTGGGACGCAGCCACGACCAGCAGTTCGCCCATGCGTCGGGACGCAGCGATGCCGCGGCGAGCAACGTCACGGTGGTGCGCTACCGCACTGTTTACGACTTGCAGGTCCGCACGCCCGGCCGCCCGCCGATCACATTCCCCGAGGCGGTGGATGCCATCCACTGGACAGTATCGCAGTTCGCCCGCGAAGCCGGTCTGATCAACGACGACAACCAGCCGCATCCGCACCGTGTGGCGGGCATTACCGGCGCGGCGTTGGCGGCCAGCGGGGCGGGAGCCAAACTCGCCCAGATCCTGCGCGATTCGGCGCGCACGATCCCGGGGCATCACCGGTGGGCATGGCGGGACACCGCATTCGTCGCCGATTTCGACGATCCGAAGCTGGCCGGGGGAATCAAGGCCAAGAAGGCCCGGCAGTTGGCGCGCGGCGAGCAGATCGACACCGCTACTTCCAGTGACCGGTTGTCGTCACCGCGGGTTGCCGAGGAGATGCTTGCCGATCAGGCCACCGTGGTCGAGTTGGTCGAACACGGCCGAGGGCACGACTACCACGCTTCGCTGGCGCTGGCGGCGGAGGTGCGTGATGTCAAGGATCTGGGCCCGATCGACGAGGCGGCCGCGACGGCGACCCTGACCGATTCCGAAACCGTGCAGCACAGCACCGGTGTGACCTGGTCGGCCGAGGCCGGCTTCGTGGCGCGCATCTACTCGGTGCTGGCCGGGGAAACGGCGGTCCTCACCAGCTACCACAAGGTCAATTTCGCGCGGGGAAAGTCCTCGGCCACCGGGGAGAACACCGAACTGTCCTTCGGCGGCGCTCGCGGGAACGAACCGACGGCCACGGGCAGGGTGGGACCCGAACCGCGCAAGCGCTTAGCTTACCGGGTCAGGTACAAGGCGTCGGGAACGCATTGGCAGGAGTGGAACACGCTCGCGAAGGGCGTGACCATCGGTAGGCCGGGCATGCACACGCCACCGGTGCGGGACCTGCGGATCGTGGACCGCACGGCTGCCGCCGAGGGCCGTGAGCCGGGCGTCGTCGATGTCGACATCGTCGTCGATCTGCCCGCATGGCAGGCGGAAAAACTGAAAACCGAGTTGATCGAAATAAAGAAGGCCGCCGTCGAACCCGTCGGGCGATCCCAGGTCCCCCACGACGACGAGACGACGCGGCGCGGGTTCTCGCGGGTCTTCGACGGTATGCCGATCGTGTCCTTGCACGGCATGAAACACCTCCGTGAATCGGCGTTCAAGCAGCTCAGGGAACTCTCCGGGCACTCAAGCTGGCAGCTCGGGGACAACGGGCGCCTGGTTGATTCCGGGATGTCGTTGGCCACGGTGCGAGGGAATCCGCGCAGCCTCAGCAAGAAGTTCCGGCTCGACGGGCTGTTCTCGCCTCGGCGCCGCCGGGACCAGCACGGTGCGGTCGAATATTCGCTCCTGCTGCGCGACCCCACGCCGGTGCTGGACGCCGAGGGCAAACCGGTCAAGGTGTGGCAGCAGCCGACGCACTCGGTGACCGGCGGGCGCAGCACCTACAGCGGGACGACCAGCACCGTCACCTTCGGCAACTCCATCGAACCCGCGATGATCCCGATCAGCGACTTTTCCGCCCAGCACGGCCCGAACACCAGCAGTCTCACCGCGCTGGGCTTCGCCGACACCACGCTGTGGGCGGGCAGTTCGTCACGCAAGCGCGGGCAGGTGGTCAGCAGCAGCCACACGCGTTCGGTGACGGGCAAGCCGCGTGAACTGCATCTGGTCGAGGTGAACGTCGAGGCCACCGTCGCCACCGAGGTCCGCACGGTGGGCAAGATCGACCGAGTGGGACTGCTCGCACCGAAACCGGCGGTCCGGTCGGCGGAGCGATTCACGCTGCCACGGGCAGGCACGGTCCTGGTCACCGACGAGCAGTTGCAGGAGATCAGGACCAAGCAAGCCGAGGTGGACGCGCAGCGCGCCCGCAACGCCGCCGGAGGATGGGCGAGCCCGGTGAAACCTCCCAGCCCGTCGGCGGATGTGGTGCCGGTGCCGGCCGGGCACGCGCTGGCCGCGCCGTCGTGGAGTGGTGGGGTCACCGAGGCGGTCGACTTGACCGACCGAATTCCGCTGTTGCACGAGAAAGTGTCCCGCAGTCTCGGCGCGGAGCAGGCCGATCGGTTGCTGCCGAGTTCCGCACGGGATACCGCGCACGACAATTACCGCGAGGTGGAGCGCTTCCTGTCCAATGTGCAGGCCAAGATGGGCGATGCGGCCAACGGCGGGGCCAGCACGCCGTTGCGGTTGGAGGACAGGTTCAGCGGACGCACCTACGAGCTCCACGTGGGCGCCAAGCTGCGCTCGGAGCCGGTCGCCGAGGGGATCACGCACGGCGAACTGGTCACAGGAAGTGCGGCGTCCATCCTGTCAAGCAGCACCCGACGGGCCCGCCGGGTGCTCCTCGAAACGTTCGGCGCGCTGATCCCCGCGGTTCACATCGACGGATCCGGACCCTCGGGGCCCGTTTCGGACAGCGGCGAACCAGGCCCGTTCCACGGACCCCTCTATGTCAAGGCGGGCCTGGGAATCGCATACGGCGCCGCATGGTTGAAGCAAGTCCGCACCCGGACGCGTACTGCCGCCGAGAACTACACGAACTCGGAGCGGGTGTCGGGAGCGTTGGCGTCGCATCGTGCCGAGGTGTTGTTCGACGTGCGTCTCGAGCGGCATGGGCAGCGGATAGCGGAGGCCCCGGACGTGCGCACCGTCGGGGTGCGCACCGCGGTGGAGGACACAGTGCCCGCCGAGGTCGCTGCGCGGCCCCGCACCGCCACGCTCGCCGACCGCCCGGTGTCGGAGGCTGCGGATGAGGCGGTGCGGCGCTGGCGCTCCGGCGGCAACGCCGAGAAGTTGCCCGCTCCCGGGCAGTTCCGGGCGGTGGAGTTCACCGGCAAGGTTGAGGACCTGGTCGCTGCGGCCGAACGGGCCATCACCGCCGCCGGGGGCGGGGTGAACGCGGATGTGCGCCGGGCGCTGCGAGCGTGGTTCTCCCCGCACCGGTTGGAGGCGCTGCTGGGCAGGCTGGCCGACCCGCACGCGCAGGCTTTGCTGGTCGACCTGCCACCCCAACTCGGCGTCGACGTGGCCGTGCACCTCCGGATCCCCGACCGGGGCACACTCACCTCGACCAGCGGGCGCATCAGCATGGGCGGGTCGATGGCGACTCCGGAGACCGAATATGACGAGGTCAGTACGGGTGGTCGGCATGTTCTTTCGATGGTGCCCCTGATCGCCGGCGGCGTGTCGCATCCGAAGGCATCCGATGACCACGAGAAGAGCGATAAGGCGTTCGCGTCGGCTGGTGGGTGGAACCTTCCGCTGTTTGCCCTGGGTACGCGCGAGTACGAGGGCGGGCAGTCGCTCTGGAGCGAAAGCGCCGGCAAGAAGCTTCCGGACAAGACCGCGGATTCTCCGCTTAAGGGCATTACGAGCACCTGGATGCACGGCGCGGAGTTCCGCATCGTCGCCAGCCCGGGTAAGTACAGCGTCGGCAAGCAGACCGCAGTCGTCGATGCCGGGTTCGAGGCAGGCTACGTGATCCGCCGCGGTGACCGCGGCATCGAGCTGCCCGCCGCGCTGGTGTCCGCCACGAAGGAATTCGCCGAACGGGGAGCGAAGTGGACCGATGCCATCGATCAGGAGCGCGCCGCTCGCGTCACCCTGTCGCAGGCAACGGCAGCCGAATTGCAGGCGAAGGTCGCGGTCGCCGAACAGGAGCGGCGCGAGGCGACGGCGCGGAAACTGGTAGCGAAACAACGCTGGAGTGAGGCGATGGCGCGGGAGCAGGCCGCGCAGCGGGCGTGGTGGCAGGCCAAGCGGACCTATGAACTAGAGCTCGCCATCGCCCGCACCGAACCCACTCTCGCAGGTGCCCCCGCTGACGCGCGCGTGACAGTCGGCGAGGACGCTCCGTCGAGGGTGCGCGCCCGCCACGCCTTGTACCCGGTAATGGACAAGGTCCTAGAGGCGAGACGACAGGGCTACCAGCCTCGCGTGCGTTACGTCGTGCACGGCGATCTCAACGCACGCGACGACAACGAATCGCAAGCCAAGAAAGACTTCTCCTACGTCGCGAATGAACTGAAGGACAAGCTCCGCATCGCGCAGTGGAACATCCCGGAGGACAACCGGTTCGGGCCCAGCGATGTCGGACTCGTCGCGACGCCGCAGTTCCTGCCCGCCGAGGGACCCACCCGGGTCGAGATCTGGATCGACGTGCGGGCCCGGCGAGCCGACCTGGCGGCAGCGCGTGAGATCACGGCCACGGGCACGGCAGGGGCGAAGGACAAACGGATCCCGGTCCCGCCGAGCCTGCAATCGCCGTTTACCGTATACCCGTTGGCTGATTGGGGCCTTGCCGGTGGTGGATTGCCGGTCGGCCCAGGTCAACCGGGACTGCGCGGCCTCGGCACCGGACCGGCTGTAGGCGCCTGA